In the Topomyia yanbarensis strain Yona2022 chromosome 3, ASM3024719v1, whole genome shotgun sequence genome, one interval contains:
- the LOC131688567 gene encoding gamma-tubulin complex component 2 homolog isoform X1 — translation MSESKAKKILAELVKTSGTTYTVDNVLTFFRNKDGKYSTKRLSQLLGLIFKATPYGPKYMEEFTSSKQDTYVTLISILNNYSKHTQSVLAQLPSAAESVSKQAAMFESPPLSSTRIVPEQVTPENVQEIKEKIVQATIGSAINRSTGSIPSALVPQSFEYIGSRKGAMVSWNFNYEELYPMQNKNVAAIPLGSQEPIVLKELLNCLEGVKGSLIFPKKQLRSVVFCPVEFDVSDQIEESLRDIVREILPLASHYSQIQAFIAASSSLESGQILHALRAALQIIVNDYRLSITQLEELFVKQQLTFHKLLYFLRPVFHTMEVLAETVITIRQTNSRGGSVLTLLHDKITSTTGDEKSQKVLIHLLEVASVPYMEMLQLWILDGVIHDTRREFLIEHSAMDLNENELMDYWEKQYTVRLDKVPCFLNKYADVILRTGKYLNVIRECGSSADYQQQSIITLKYTHSDQTYIAAIENAYNFASSSLLNLIMNKYNLIGRLHSVKRYFLLQQGDFISQFMDACEEDLAKDVDNLRPMRLENLLEVTLNMSSARYDEYHDDLKTMLLPYGIVTQISKIVKKEDVFLDALGDTSQLKGIECFTFNYTAQWPVSIVLNRLTISKYQMIFRQLFYLKYVERMLCRVWIANNRTKQFASQTAKLYRSAFTLRQKMLIAIQNFESYMMIEVIEPNWHIFYQNIKQIKNIDDVLNYHQDFLDQCMKNCMLTDADLLKSIINLCNICLQFCSFLAEAQRHFVDAELCSMLASTDEFSLSSESDYDFACQQDVTTSIEPTETFSARVENYRTEFTNQLMSLLRKITEIATQNPSEKFINLIHRINFNSYYSDNFDS, via the exons ATGTCTGAATCAAAAGCCAAGAAAATCCTTGCGGAACTGGTGAAAACGTCAGG AACCACCTACACGGTGGATAACGTTTTGACATTCTTCCGGAACAAGGATGGAAAATACAGCACCAAACGGCTGTCGCAGTTGCTGGGTCTGATCTTTAAAGCGACCCCCTATGGGCCAAAGTATATGGAAGAGTTTACTTCGTCTAAGCAGGACACCTACGTGACGCTTATTTCTATTCTCAACAACTATAGTAAGCACACGCAGTCGGTTCTAGCACAGCTACCTAGCGCAGCAGAATCGGTTTCTAAGCAAGCTGCCATGTTCGAAAGTCCTCCGTTATCGTCAACAAGAATCGTTCCGGAGCAGGTTACTCCGGAAAATGTCCaggaaataaaggaaaaaattgTCCAAGCTACCATTGGATCCGCAATCAATCGGTCTACGGGTTCCATTCCGAGTGCCCTGGTGCCGCAAAGTTTCGAGTACATCGGCAGTAGAAAAGGAGCTATGGTATCGTGGAATTTCAACTATGAGGAACTTTATCCTATGCAGAACAAAAATGTAGCTGCAATTCCGCTTGGTTCACAAGAGCCAATAGTTTTAAAGGAATTACTCAATTGTTTGGAAGGAGTGAAAGGATCTTTAATTTTTCCTAAAAAGCAGCTGCGAAGTGTAGTCTTCTGTCCGGTGGAGTTCGATGTTTCAGATCAAATAGAGGAATCACTAAGAGACATCGTACGGGAAATTCTTCCTCTTGCTTCTCATTACTCTCAAATCCAGGCTTTCATTGCTGCTTCTAGTTCACTAGAAAGCGGCCAAATTTTGCACGCACTTCGTGCTGCTCTTCAAATAATCGTTAACGATTACCGCCTTTCGATCACACAATTGGAAGAACTATTCGTGAAGCAGCAGTTGACCTTCCACAAATTGCTTTATTTTCTGCGTCCAGTTTTTCACACCATGGAAGTGCTGGCGGAAACTGTAATCACTATCCGTCAGACTAATTCGCGGGGTGGCAGTGTACTAACGCTGCTGCACGATAAGATCACTTCCACGACAGGCGATGAGAAAAGCCAGAAGGTTCTAATACATCTGCTAGAAGTGGCTTCCGTTCCGTACATGGAAATGCTACAGTTATGGATTTTAGATGGGGTGATTCATGACACTCGGAGGGAGTTTCTCATCGAACACAGCGCAATGGATCTGAACGAGAATGAACTGATGGACTACTGGGAGAAACAGTACACAGTCCGGTTGGACAAGGTACCCTGCTTTCTGAACAAGTACGCCGACGTAATTCTGCGCACGGGAAAGTATTTGAACGTGATTAGGGAGTGCG GAAGTTCTGCGGATTACCAGCAGCAAAGCATCATCACCTTGAAGTATACCCACTCCGATCAGACATACATTGCTGCCATTGAAAACGCGTACAATTTTGCCTCTTCCTCGCTGCTAAACTTGATCATGAACAAGTACAATCTGATCGGTCGTTTGCACTCAGTAAAGCGATACTTTTTGCTGCAGCAGGGCGACTTTATATCTCAATTCATGGATGCCTGCGAGGAAGATCTAGCTAAAGATGTCGACAATCTCCGTCCGATGCGGTTGGAAAATCTCCTAGAAGTGACTCTGAATATGTCATCCGCCCGCTATGATGAGTATCATGACGATCTGAAAACGATGCTGCTGCCGTACGGAATCGTTACACAGATAtcgaaaatcgtcaaaaaagaaGATGTCTTCCTTGATGCTTTGGGTGACACATCACAGCTGAAAGGAATCGAAtgttttactttcaactacaCCGCCCAATGGCCGGTTTCGATTGTACTGAATCGACTGACTATTTCCAAATATCAGATGATTTTCCGGCAGCTGTTCTATTTGAAATATGTAGAACGAATGCTGTGTCGCGTTTGGATCGCCAACAATCGAACAAAACAGTTCGCTTCGCAAACGGCCAAACTGTATCGGTCGGCCTTCACGTTGCGCCAGAAAATGCTGATCGCCATTCAGAACTTTGAGTCGTATATGATGATCGAAGTGATTGAACCTAACTGGCATATCTTCTATCAGAATATAAAACAG ATAAAAAATATCGATGATGTGCTCAACTATCATCAGGACTTTTTGGATCAATGTATGAAGAACTGTATGCTAACAGATGCTGATCTCTTGAAGTCGATCATCAACCTCTGCAACATTTGCCTACAGTTCTGCTCGTTCCTTGCG GAGGCACAGCGACATTTCGTTGACGCTGAGCTCTGTTCAATGTTGGCCTCAACAGATGAGTTTTCGCTGTCCTCTGAATCTGACTACGACTTTGCATGTCAGCAG
- the LOC131688567 gene encoding gamma-tubulin complex component 2 homolog isoform X2, with the protein MSESKAKKILAELVKTSGTTYTVDNVLTFFRNKDGKYSTKRLSQLLGLIFKATPYGPKYMEEFTSSKQDTYVTLISILNNYSKHTQSVLAQLPSAAESVSKQAAMFESPPLSSTRIVPEQVTPENVQEIKEKIVQATIGSAINRSTGSIPSALVPQSFEYIGSRKGAMVSWNFNYEELYPMQNKNVAAIPLGSQEPIVLKELLNCLEGVKGSLIFPKKQLRSVVFCPVEFDVSDQIEESLRDIVREILPLASHYSQIQAFIAASSSLESGQILHALRAALQIIVNDYRLSITQLEELFVKQQLTFHKLLYFLRPVFHTMEVLAETVITIRQTNSRGGSVLTLLHDKITSTTGDEKSQKVLIHLLEVASVPYMEMLQLWILDGVIHDTRREFLIEHSAMDLNENELMDYWEKQYTVRLDKVPCFLNKYADVILRTGKYLNVIRECGSSADYQQQSIITLKYTHSDQTYIAAIENAYNFASSSLLNLIMNKYNLIGRLHSVKRYFLLQQGDFISQFMDACEEDLAKDVDNLRPMRLENLLEVTLNMSSARYDEYHDDLKTMLLPYGIVTQISKIVKKEDVFLDALGDTSQLKGIECFTFNYTAQWPVSIVLNRLTISKYQMIFRQLFYLKYVERMLCRVWIANNRTKQFASQTAKLYRSAFTLRQKMLIAIQNFESYMMIEVIEPNWHIFYQNIKQIKNIDDVLNYHQDFLDQCMKNCMLTDADLLKSIINLCNICLQFCSFLADVTTSIEPTETFSARVENYRTEFTNQLMSLLRKITEIATQNPSEKFINLIHRINFNSYYSDNFDS; encoded by the exons ATGTCTGAATCAAAAGCCAAGAAAATCCTTGCGGAACTGGTGAAAACGTCAGG AACCACCTACACGGTGGATAACGTTTTGACATTCTTCCGGAACAAGGATGGAAAATACAGCACCAAACGGCTGTCGCAGTTGCTGGGTCTGATCTTTAAAGCGACCCCCTATGGGCCAAAGTATATGGAAGAGTTTACTTCGTCTAAGCAGGACACCTACGTGACGCTTATTTCTATTCTCAACAACTATAGTAAGCACACGCAGTCGGTTCTAGCACAGCTACCTAGCGCAGCAGAATCGGTTTCTAAGCAAGCTGCCATGTTCGAAAGTCCTCCGTTATCGTCAACAAGAATCGTTCCGGAGCAGGTTACTCCGGAAAATGTCCaggaaataaaggaaaaaattgTCCAAGCTACCATTGGATCCGCAATCAATCGGTCTACGGGTTCCATTCCGAGTGCCCTGGTGCCGCAAAGTTTCGAGTACATCGGCAGTAGAAAAGGAGCTATGGTATCGTGGAATTTCAACTATGAGGAACTTTATCCTATGCAGAACAAAAATGTAGCTGCAATTCCGCTTGGTTCACAAGAGCCAATAGTTTTAAAGGAATTACTCAATTGTTTGGAAGGAGTGAAAGGATCTTTAATTTTTCCTAAAAAGCAGCTGCGAAGTGTAGTCTTCTGTCCGGTGGAGTTCGATGTTTCAGATCAAATAGAGGAATCACTAAGAGACATCGTACGGGAAATTCTTCCTCTTGCTTCTCATTACTCTCAAATCCAGGCTTTCATTGCTGCTTCTAGTTCACTAGAAAGCGGCCAAATTTTGCACGCACTTCGTGCTGCTCTTCAAATAATCGTTAACGATTACCGCCTTTCGATCACACAATTGGAAGAACTATTCGTGAAGCAGCAGTTGACCTTCCACAAATTGCTTTATTTTCTGCGTCCAGTTTTTCACACCATGGAAGTGCTGGCGGAAACTGTAATCACTATCCGTCAGACTAATTCGCGGGGTGGCAGTGTACTAACGCTGCTGCACGATAAGATCACTTCCACGACAGGCGATGAGAAAAGCCAGAAGGTTCTAATACATCTGCTAGAAGTGGCTTCCGTTCCGTACATGGAAATGCTACAGTTATGGATTTTAGATGGGGTGATTCATGACACTCGGAGGGAGTTTCTCATCGAACACAGCGCAATGGATCTGAACGAGAATGAACTGATGGACTACTGGGAGAAACAGTACACAGTCCGGTTGGACAAGGTACCCTGCTTTCTGAACAAGTACGCCGACGTAATTCTGCGCACGGGAAAGTATTTGAACGTGATTAGGGAGTGCG GAAGTTCTGCGGATTACCAGCAGCAAAGCATCATCACCTTGAAGTATACCCACTCCGATCAGACATACATTGCTGCCATTGAAAACGCGTACAATTTTGCCTCTTCCTCGCTGCTAAACTTGATCATGAACAAGTACAATCTGATCGGTCGTTTGCACTCAGTAAAGCGATACTTTTTGCTGCAGCAGGGCGACTTTATATCTCAATTCATGGATGCCTGCGAGGAAGATCTAGCTAAAGATGTCGACAATCTCCGTCCGATGCGGTTGGAAAATCTCCTAGAAGTGACTCTGAATATGTCATCCGCCCGCTATGATGAGTATCATGACGATCTGAAAACGATGCTGCTGCCGTACGGAATCGTTACACAGATAtcgaaaatcgtcaaaaaagaaGATGTCTTCCTTGATGCTTTGGGTGACACATCACAGCTGAAAGGAATCGAAtgttttactttcaactacaCCGCCCAATGGCCGGTTTCGATTGTACTGAATCGACTGACTATTTCCAAATATCAGATGATTTTCCGGCAGCTGTTCTATTTGAAATATGTAGAACGAATGCTGTGTCGCGTTTGGATCGCCAACAATCGAACAAAACAGTTCGCTTCGCAAACGGCCAAACTGTATCGGTCGGCCTTCACGTTGCGCCAGAAAATGCTGATCGCCATTCAGAACTTTGAGTCGTATATGATGATCGAAGTGATTGAACCTAACTGGCATATCTTCTATCAGAATATAAAACAG ATAAAAAATATCGATGATGTGCTCAACTATCATCAGGACTTTTTGGATCAATGTATGAAGAACTGTATGCTAACAGATGCTGATCTCTTGAAGTCGATCATCAACCTCTGCAACATTTGCCTACAGTTCTGCTCGTTCCTTGCG